The following are encoded together in the Bos indicus x Bos taurus breed Angus x Brahman F1 hybrid chromosome 24, Bos_hybrid_MaternalHap_v2.0, whole genome shotgun sequence genome:
- the ZBTB14 gene encoding zinc finger and BTB domain-containing protein 14 → MEFFISMSETIKYNDDDHKTLFLKTLNEQRLEGEFCDIAIVVEDVKFRAHRCVLAACSTYFKKLFKKLEVDSSSVIEIDFLRSDIFEEVLNYMYTAKISVKKEDVNLMMSSGQILGIRFLDKLCSQKRDVSSPDENNGQSKSKYCLKINRPIGDAADPQDDDVEEIGDQDDSPSDDTVEGTPPSQEDGKSPTTTLRVQEAILKELGSEEVRKVNCYGQEVESMETPESKDLGSQTPQALAFNDGMSEVKDEQTPGWTTAASDMKFEYLLYGHHREQIACQACGKTFSDEGRLRKHEKLHTADRPFVCEMCTKGFTTQAHLKEHLKIHTGYKPYSCEVCGKSFIRAPDLKKHERVHSNERPFACHMCDKAFKHKSHLKDHERRHRGEKPFVCGSCTKAFAKASDLKRHENNMHSERKQVTPSAMQSETEQLQAAAMAAEAEQQLETIACS, encoded by the exons ATG GAGTTTTTCATCAGTATGTCTGAAACCATTAAATATAATGACGATGATCATAAAACTCTGTTTCTGAAAACACTCAACGAGCAACGCTTGGAAGGAGAATTTTGCGACATCGCGATCGTGGTCGAGGATGTGAAGTTCCGAGCGCACAGGTGCGTTCTTGCTGCCTGCAGCACCTACTTTAAAAAGCTTTTCAAGAAACTGGAGGTAGATAGTTCCTCAGTAATAGAAATAGATTTCCTCCGTTCCGATATATTTGAAGAGGTCCTGAATTACATGTACACGGCAAAGATCTCCGTGAAAAAAGAAGATGTTAACTTAATGATGTCATCCGGTCAGATTCTCGGCATCCGGTTCCTGGATAAACTCTGCTCTCAGAAGCGGGACGTGTCCAGCCCGGACGAAAACAACGGTCAGTCGAAAAGCAAGTACTGCCTGAAGATCAACCGCCCCATTGGGGATGCTGCCGACCCTCAGGATGACGACGTGGAGGAAATCGGAGACCAGGACGACAGCCCCTCGGATGACACGGTAGAAGGCACCCCCCCGAGTCAGGAAGACGGCAAGTCGCCCACGACGACGCTCAGGGTGCAGGAGGCCATCCTGAAAGAGCTGGGCAGCGAGGAGGTACGGAAGGTCAACTGCTACGGCCAGGAGGTAGAGTCCATGGAGACCCCCGAGTCCAAGGACCTGGGGTCCCAGACCCCTCAGGCCTTAGCATTTAACGATGGGATGAGCGAAGTGAAGGATGAGCAGACCCCAGGCTGGACCACGGCGGCCAGCGACATGAAGTTCGAGTATCTGCTGTACGGGCACCACCGGGAGCAGATCGCCTGCCAGGCGTGTGGGAAGACGTTTTCAGACGAGGGTCGGCTGAGGAAGCACGAGAAGCTGCACACGGCCGACCGGCCCTTCGTGTGCGAGATGTGCACCAAGGGCTTCACCACGCAGGCCCATCTGAAGGAGCACCTGAAGATCCACACGGGCTACAAGCCCTACAGCTGCGAGGTGTGTGGCAAGTCGTTCATCCGCGCCCCGGACTTGAAGAAGCATGAGCGGGTGCACAGCAACGAGCGGCCCTTTGCCTGCCATATGTGCGACAAGGCCTTCAAGCACAAGTCCCACCTCAAGGACCACGAGCGCCGTCACCGCGGCGAGAAGCCCTTTGTGTGCGGCTCCTGCACCAAGGCCTTCGCCAAGGCGTCCGACCTGAAGCGGCACGAGAACAACATGCACAGCGAGCGCAAGCAGGTCACCCCTAGCGCCATGCAGAGCGAGACCGAGCAGCTGCAGGCGGCGGCCATGGCTGCGGAGGCCGAGCAGCAGCTGGAGACCATCGCCTGCAGCTAG